Proteins encoded together in one Pyxidicoccus trucidator window:
- a CDS encoding MFS transporter produces MEPTQARQDSIFKVAVASFIGTAIEWYDFFLYGTAAALVFNRLFFPSFDPLTGTMAAFGTFAVGFVARPLGGVVFGHYGDKLGRKAMLSATLMLMGVATFAVGLLPTYDTLGVWAPALLVLLRLVQGFGLGGEWGGAVLMAVEHAPAHRRGFYGSWPQMGAPAGMLLATAVFSVFSRMPEAEFLAWGWRIPFLLSSLLIGMGVFIRLRVAESPVFQHRKPQEASPRIPVLDALRNYPKQILLAMGARFAENGFFYIITTFVLSYGTERLGLPRSTFLNGVLIAMSVHLVAIPAFGAASDRFGRRPVYLAGAVGCGLMAFPFFWLLDTKETGLIWLAIVLGIIAHAAMYGPQASFFSELFGTRVRYSGASLGYQLASVFAGGLSPLVATALLAYSGGQAWSVSLYMVALAVITLVSVYLSAETFRENLTEAPPTSPGPDVLSEPSSRSPSPVPPR; encoded by the coding sequence ATGGAACCCACGCAGGCGCGGCAGGACTCCATCTTCAAGGTGGCGGTGGCGAGCTTCATCGGCACGGCCATCGAGTGGTACGACTTCTTCCTCTACGGGACGGCGGCGGCGCTGGTGTTCAACCGCCTCTTCTTCCCCTCCTTCGACCCGCTGACGGGGACGATGGCGGCCTTCGGCACCTTCGCCGTCGGCTTCGTCGCCCGGCCTCTGGGCGGCGTGGTGTTCGGCCACTACGGCGACAAGCTCGGCCGCAAGGCCATGCTCAGCGCCACGCTGATGTTGATGGGCGTGGCCACCTTCGCTGTGGGCCTGCTGCCCACCTACGACACGCTGGGCGTCTGGGCGCCGGCGTTGCTGGTGCTGCTCCGGCTGGTGCAGGGCTTCGGCCTGGGCGGTGAGTGGGGCGGCGCGGTGCTGATGGCGGTGGAGCATGCGCCCGCCCACCGCCGGGGCTTCTATGGAAGCTGGCCGCAGATGGGAGCACCGGCGGGGATGCTGCTGGCGACGGCCGTCTTCTCCGTCTTCTCCCGCATGCCGGAGGCGGAGTTCCTCGCCTGGGGCTGGCGCATCCCCTTCCTGCTCAGCTCGCTGCTCATCGGCATGGGCGTGTTCATCCGGCTGCGCGTGGCGGAGTCCCCGGTGTTCCAGCACCGCAAGCCGCAGGAGGCGTCCCCGCGCATCCCCGTGCTGGATGCGCTGCGCAACTACCCGAAGCAGATCCTCCTGGCGATGGGGGCGCGCTTCGCGGAGAACGGCTTCTTCTACATCATCACCACGTTCGTCCTCTCGTACGGGACGGAGCGGCTGGGACTGCCGCGCTCCACCTTCCTCAACGGGGTGCTGATTGCGATGTCGGTCCACCTGGTGGCGATTCCCGCGTTTGGCGCCGCGTCGGACCGGTTCGGCCGCCGGCCGGTGTACCTGGCGGGCGCGGTGGGCTGCGGGCTGATGGCCTTCCCCTTCTTCTGGCTGCTCGACACGAAGGAGACGGGCCTCATCTGGCTGGCGATTGTCCTGGGCATCATCGCGCACGCGGCGATGTACGGGCCGCAGGCAAGCTTCTTCTCGGAGCTGTTCGGCACCCGCGTCCGCTACAGCGGCGCATCCCTGGGGTACCAGCTGGCGTCGGTGTTCGCCGGGGGCCTGTCGCCGCTGGTGGCCACCGCGCTGCTGGCGTACTCGGGGGGCCAGGCCTGGTCGGTGTCCCTCTACATGGTGGCGCTGGCGGTCATCACCCTCGTCTCCGTCTACCTGTCGGCGGAGACGTTCCGGGAGAACCTGACCGAGGCTCCACCCACGAGCCCCGGTCCGGACGTGCTCAGCGAGCCGTCCAGCCGCAGTCCATCACCTGTGCCGCCCCGGTGA
- a CDS encoding 3-hydroxybutyrate dehydrogenase has product MNQDSSRSALVTGAANGIGLAVAESLAAQGVRVLLADLDEAAGTAAAQRLPGARFQRADVSSREDCRALVAHAEREWGRLDILVNNAGLQHVSPVEEFPEDRWEQLIRIMLVGPFLLTRYALPLMYARKWGRIINVSSLHGLVASPYKSAYVSAKHGLMGLTKTVALEAADKGVTVNAVCPSYVRTPLVEKQIADQARVHGITETEVVEKIMLAPAAVKRLLEPSEVAAYISFLCSDAAAGITGAAQVMDCGWTAR; this is encoded by the coding sequence ATGAATCAGGATTCAAGTCGAAGCGCGCTCGTGACGGGCGCGGCCAACGGCATCGGCCTCGCGGTGGCGGAGAGCCTGGCGGCGCAAGGAGTGCGGGTGTTGCTGGCGGACCTCGACGAGGCGGCGGGCACCGCGGCGGCGCAGCGGCTTCCCGGCGCCCGGTTCCAGCGGGCGGACGTGTCGTCCCGCGAGGACTGCCGCGCCCTGGTGGCGCACGCCGAGCGGGAGTGGGGGCGGCTGGACATCCTCGTCAACAACGCGGGCCTCCAGCACGTGTCCCCGGTGGAGGAGTTCCCCGAGGACCGCTGGGAGCAGCTCATCCGCATCATGCTCGTCGGCCCGTTCCTGCTGACGCGCTACGCCCTGCCGCTGATGTACGCCCGGAAGTGGGGGCGCATCATCAACGTGTCCTCGCTCCACGGGCTGGTGGCCTCGCCGTACAAGTCCGCGTACGTCTCCGCCAAGCACGGGCTGATGGGCCTGACGAAGACGGTGGCCCTCGAGGCCGCCGACAAGGGCGTCACCGTGAATGCCGTGTGCCCCAGCTACGTGCGCACGCCCCTGGTGGAGAAGCAGATTGCCGACCAGGCACGCGTCCACGGAATCACGGAGACGGAGGTGGTGGAGAAGATCATGCTGGCCCCCGCCGCCGTGAAGCGGCTGCTGGAGCCCTCCGAGGTCGCCGCCTACATCTCCTTCCTGTGCTCGGACGCCGCGGCCGGCATCACCGGGGCGGCACAGGTGATGGACTGCGGCTGGACGGCTCGCTGA
- a CDS encoding endonuclease/exonuclease/phosphatase family protein, producing the protein MFPRPLRLLAPLLGCAVLSLTACDDDEPDSQTGSTEAAVMTRNIYLGGNIFLLANAQTFEQVPAIAAQLYATVQATDFRDRAKALADEIQAADPALVGLQEVSLYRTQYPSDFRSYPLPDAANITYDFLAILMAELEARGLNYRVAAKVTNADSELPAALSGNASDLTDIRLTDYDVILSRGDVLISNVVEQNYTTNQQVPVGGASVTFRRGFTKVEATVDGARLTFVNSHMEGLMPANEAQANELATILAGYPRPLILVGDLNTGPGSPTPAYGILTGSAGLTDAWTTVGSGDGFTCCVSDTVNDTTTEGFDERIDLVLYNGDGLEPLSAEVVGDELSDRTEQGRWPSDHAGVVVRFRIDR; encoded by the coding sequence ATGTTCCCACGCCCCCTCCGCCTGCTGGCACCGCTGCTCGGGTGCGCCGTGCTGTCCCTGACTGCCTGCGACGACGACGAGCCCGACTCCCAGACAGGCTCGACCGAAGCGGCGGTGATGACCCGGAACATCTATCTGGGCGGCAACATCTTCCTGCTCGCCAATGCCCAGACCTTCGAGCAGGTCCCGGCGATTGCCGCGCAGCTCTATGCGACGGTGCAGGCCACGGACTTCCGGGATCGCGCGAAGGCGCTCGCGGATGAAATCCAGGCGGCCGACCCCGCGCTCGTCGGCCTTCAGGAGGTGTCGCTCTACCGGACCCAGTACCCGAGCGACTTCCGCTCCTACCCGCTGCCGGATGCGGCGAACATCACCTACGACTTCCTCGCCATCCTGATGGCCGAGTTGGAGGCGCGCGGGCTGAACTACCGCGTCGCCGCGAAGGTGACGAACGCGGACTCCGAGCTCCCGGCCGCGCTCTCCGGCAACGCGAGCGACCTCACCGACATCCGCCTGACGGACTACGACGTCATCCTGTCACGGGGAGACGTCCTGATTTCGAACGTGGTGGAGCAGAACTACACCACCAACCAGCAGGTGCCCGTGGGCGGCGCGTCGGTCACCTTCAGGCGCGGGTTCACCAAGGTGGAGGCCACGGTGGACGGAGCGCGCCTCACCTTCGTGAACTCGCACATGGAAGGGCTGATGCCCGCCAACGAAGCCCAGGCCAACGAGCTGGCCACCATCCTCGCGGGCTATCCCCGGCCCCTCATCCTGGTGGGCGACCTCAACACCGGCCCGGGCTCTCCGACGCCGGCCTATGGAATCCTCACCGGCTCGGCCGGCCTCACCGACGCGTGGACGACGGTGGGCTCGGGTGACGGCTTCACCTGCTGCGTCAGCGACACGGTGAATGACACCACCACCGAGGGCTTCGACGAGCGCATCGACCTGGTCCTCTACAACGGTGACGGCCTCGAGCCGCTCTCCGCCGAGGTCGTCGGTGACGAGCTGTCCGACCGCACCGAGCAGGGGCGCTGGCCCTCCGACCACGCGGGCGTCGTGGTGAGGTTCCGCATCGACCGCTGA